The following coding sequences lie in one Silene latifolia isolate original U9 population chromosome 5, ASM4854445v1, whole genome shotgun sequence genomic window:
- the LOC141655121 gene encoding F-box/kelch-repeat protein At3g23880-like — translation MTILEGLNMDVILMEILPRLPAKTLIRFKSVCKSWNSIISSWDFVRLYLRHQSLSSSEADKRLILAGNVRINCYQLDPHATTTTTTFDYSKTSLYMSVIGTSNGLLCIRRNRGKFSEYCILNPTTRICRCIRSTLHEELGVVHSFGFGFDHENLDYLIVVVSEYHNKTRITSVYSLNKNSWSVFDEITFPTDTIHPLRKYGVLIDDNNLLHWMFWMPALHKYRIGCFDICKKKWTYDVLLPRFYDDPTCNQETYRVDIGINDDCLSLTFKDGIENRYDVWVMKEYGVQESWVMLVSIPVLSCFRGKIIKFVASCRSSEMILLRHYFSCRFFWYNKVNGGLSETKFDGAPDLSNIQTYICSRSLVHLPGRQLFEHSKAVCME, via the coding sequence ATGACGATCCTGGAGGGCCTCAACATGGACGTTATCCTCATGGAAATCCTTCCGAGGTTACCTGCCAAAACCCTAATCCGCTTCAAATCCGTCTGCAAATCCTGGAATTCCATAATTTCATCCTGGGATTTCGTCCGACTTTATCTCCGCCACCAGTCTCTCTCGTCCTCCGAAGCAGACAAACGCCTCATCCTCGCAGGAAACGTTCGCATTAACTGCTACCAACTTGACCCACAcgcaacaaccaccacaacaacCTTCGATTATAGCAAAACGAGTCTATATATGTCCGTCATCGGGACATCCAATGGATTGCTATGTATTCGTCGAAATAGGGGCAAATTCAGCGAGTACTGTATTCTCAACCCGACAACCCGAATTTGCCGATGTATCCGTAGTACCCTTCATGAAGAACTTGGGGTCGTACACAGTTTTGGGTTTGGGTTTGATCATGAAAACCTTGATTACTTAATAGTTGTTGTATCCGAGTATCACAACAAAACGCGAATAACTAGTGTGTACAGCTTGAATAAGAACTCCTGGAGTGTATTTGATGAAATAACGTTTCCTACAGATACAATACACCCACTTAGGAAGTATGGTGTCCTCATTGATGATAACAATTTGTTGCATTGGATGTTTTGGATGCCCGCATTGCACAAATATAGGATTGGTTGTTTCGATATTTGTAAGAAGAAGTGGACATACGATGTTTTATTGCCTCGCTTCTATGACGATCCAACCTGCAACCAGGAAACCTACCGAGTTGATATTGGGATTAATGATGATTGTTTGTCTTTGACATTCAAGGATGGAATTGAGAATCGATACGATGTGTGGGTAATGAAGGAATATGGGGTACAAGAGTCATGGGTCATGTTGGTGAGCATTCCTGTTTTAAGTTGTTTCCGAGGAAAAATTATCAAATTTGTTGCTAGTTGTCGGAGCTCAGAGATGATTTTACTTCGACATTATTTTAGTTGTAGATTCTTCTGGTACAATAAGGTTAATGGCGGACTTAGCGAGACTAAATTTGATGG